A genomic segment from Pseudosulfitobacter sp. DSM 107133 encodes:
- a CDS encoding IS110 family transposase, translating to MTKMINDTIGIDISKAHLDAHRLSTATHARFDNTATGLRAFERWLGQTTPERVVFEPTGPYHRRLESHFSGRLPLVKVNPLQARRFAQAHGTRAKTDAVDARMLALMGRALELVPDQPTDPKQREIKELHVARTGLVRDRTALMNRLGTQQLDVTRRLTRARLRQVNHQIDRLNAEIERRNRDCPERARAIGILTSIPGIGAITARALLSECPEIGTLGSKQIAALAGLAPITCQSGQWSGKAHIQGGRRLLRESLFMPALVAMKRNPDLSQKYDALRAAGKPHKVALAVLMRKLLILANTLISENREWTPKHP from the coding sequence ATGACGAAGATGATCAACGATACCATCGGCATCGACATCTCGAAAGCGCATCTTGACGCGCACCGGCTCAGCACCGCAACCCACGCCCGGTTCGACAATACCGCGACAGGCCTGCGCGCCTTCGAGCGCTGGTTGGGGCAGACAACGCCGGAGCGCGTGGTCTTCGAGCCCACCGGCCCCTACCACCGACGCCTCGAGAGCCATTTCTCAGGCCGCCTGCCGCTCGTCAAGGTGAACCCGCTGCAGGCCCGCCGCTTCGCGCAGGCCCACGGCACACGCGCTAAGACCGACGCGGTCGATGCCCGCATGCTCGCGCTCATGGGGCGCGCGCTGGAGCTGGTTCCGGACCAGCCAACCGACCCCAAACAGCGTGAAATCAAGGAGTTGCATGTCGCCCGCACCGGGCTGGTGCGGGATCGTACCGCGCTGATGAACCGCCTTGGCACGCAACAGCTCGACGTGACCCGCCGCCTGACCCGGGCACGCCTGCGTCAGGTCAACCACCAGATCGACAGGCTTAACGCCGAAATCGAACGGCGAAACCGCGATTGCCCGGAACGCGCCAGGGCAATCGGCATTCTCACCTCGATCCCCGGGATCGGTGCCATCACCGCACGGGCGCTGCTCAGCGAATGCCCCGAGATCGGCACTCTGGGGTCAAAGCAGATCGCGGCGCTCGCAGGTCTCGCGCCGATCACGTGTCAGTCCGGTCAGTGGAGCGGAAAGGCCCACATCCAGGGCGGGCGCAGGCTCCTGCGCGAGAGCCTGTTCATGCCCGCCCTCGTCGCCATGAAGCGAAACCCCGATCTGAGCCAGAAATACGATGCCCTCAGAGCCGCCGGAAAACCCCACAAGGTCGCGCTCGCCGTCCTCATGCGAAAACTCCTGATCCTCGCAAACACTCTCATAAGCGAAAACAGAGAATGGACACCAAAACACCCTTGA
- the nadA gene encoding quinolinate synthase NadA — protein MLDLTAIGTELAQHYDLAPSVDIAAEMPEIYVRMDRVVSPPDFAIYAPYIKAINALKKERNAVILAHNYMTPQIYHGIADVVGDSLQLAIEATKVEADVIVQCGVHFMAETSKILNPSKTVLIPDMDAGCSLAESITAAGIAEMRAQYPGAPVVTYVNTTAEVKAASDICCTSSNAAQIVAAQESDTVIMTPDKYLAQNVAKDVPHKRIVWWDGACIVHEQFTAQDLRDFRASEPTTRIIAHPECPPDVVAEADFSGSTSGIIDYVNSERPEKALLVTECSMGSNIANAMPDVDFVGPCNMCPFMKKITLEKVLWTLHSMQGAVEVDVQVADRARVAVQRMIDVSRAQAD, from the coding sequence TTGCTTGACCTGACTGCCATCGGCACCGAACTTGCCCAACATTACGATCTGGCCCCCAGCGTCGATATCGCTGCCGAAATGCCCGAGATCTACGTGCGTATGGACCGCGTGGTTTCGCCCCCCGATTTCGCGATTTACGCGCCCTACATCAAGGCGATCAACGCCCTGAAGAAAGAGCGCAATGCGGTCATTCTGGCGCACAACTACATGACGCCGCAGATTTACCACGGCATTGCCGACGTGGTGGGCGACAGCCTGCAACTGGCGATCGAGGCGACCAAGGTCGAGGCGGATGTGATCGTGCAATGCGGCGTGCACTTCATGGCCGAGACCTCGAAAATCCTGAACCCGTCCAAGACGGTGCTGATCCCCGACATGGACGCGGGCTGTTCGCTGGCCGAAAGCATCACCGCCGCGGGCATTGCCGAGATGCGGGCGCAATATCCCGGTGCGCCGGTGGTGACCTATGTGAACACCACCGCCGAGGTGAAAGCCGCGTCGGACATTTGCTGTACCTCGTCCAATGCCGCGCAGATCGTGGCGGCGCAGGAGAGTGACACGGTGATCATGACGCCGGACAAGTACCTGGCGCAGAACGTGGCCAAGGACGTGCCGCACAAGCGGATCGTGTGGTGGGACGGGGCGTGCATCGTGCATGAACAGTTCACCGCACAGGACCTGCGCGATTTCCGCGCCTCCGAGCCCACAACGCGGATCATCGCGCACCCCGAATGCCCGCCCGATGTGGTTGCCGAGGCGGATTTCTCCGGCTCGACCAGCGGGATCATCGACTATGTGAACAGCGAGCGGCCTGAAAAGGCGCTGTTGGTGACGGAATGTTCGATGGGGTCCAACATTGCCAATGCGATGCCGGATGTGGATTTTGTCGGGCCCTGCAACATGTGCCCGTTCATGAAGAAGATCACCCTGGAAAAGGTGCTGTGGACGTTGCACAGCATGCAGGGCGCGGTTGAAGTTGACGTGCAGGTTGCCGACCGCGCGCGGGTGGCGGTGCAGCGGATGATTGACGTGTCGCGCGCACAGGCTGACTGA
- a CDS encoding L-aspartate oxidase gives MQQIDTGRIIIVGAGLGALYAALKLAPHPVLMISPERLGEGASSAWAQGGVAAAMDAADSAGAHAADTVRAGAGTVDAGVAEQVTAEARAHILDLTALGTPFDRTADGGYIMSREAAHSYARVVRVRGDQAGAEIMRALIAEVRATPSIQVLEGVLAVGLHCEDGRVAAVDVARCDEGLSVPIRLRGAACLLAGGGSGGLYALTTNPPRIRGQVIGMAARAGAVIADAEFVQFHPTAVACGADPAPLATEALRGEGAVLVNRDGLRFMVGLHPDAELAPRDIVARGVYAQTQAGLAPMLDTRAALGARVLRDFPAVARACAQAGIDPLTQPIPVAAAAHYHMGGIETDAGGRATLGGLWVCGEAASTGLHGANRLASNGLLEALVYARRCALDLDARLGPWADAPPVTLPALAADTPPDPALVARLRQAMTDGAGVIRDAAGLTRCLREIAAVEAAQPASTVLHNMTATATLIAAAALRRTESRGAHFRADFPETDGTTGARSRMTLTQALALRPQPEPDPV, from the coding sequence ATGCAGCAGATTGACACCGGTCGCATCATCATTGTCGGGGCCGGACTGGGTGCCCTTTATGCGGCGCTGAAGCTGGCGCCGCATCCGGTTCTGATGATCTCGCCCGAACGCTTGGGCGAAGGGGCCAGCTCGGCCTGGGCGCAGGGCGGTGTGGCGGCCGCGATGGACGCCGCCGACAGCGCCGGTGCCCATGCCGCCGACACGGTGCGGGCCGGGGCGGGCACGGTGGACGCAGGCGTGGCCGAACAGGTGACTGCCGAGGCGCGGGCGCATATTCTGGACCTGACGGCGCTTGGCACGCCTTTTGATCGCACGGCGGACGGCGGTTACATCATGTCGCGCGAGGCGGCGCACAGCTATGCGCGGGTGGTGCGGGTGCGCGGCGATCAGGCGGGGGCCGAGATCATGCGCGCGCTGATTGCCGAAGTGCGTGCAACGCCGTCGATACAGGTGCTTGAGGGCGTGCTGGCGGTCGGCCTGCACTGTGAGGACGGGCGCGTTGCCGCTGTGGACGTGGCGCGGTGTGACGAGGGCTTGAGTGTACCCATTCGCTTGCGTGGCGCGGCCTGTCTGCTGGCGGGGGGCGGCTCGGGCGGGCTCTATGCGCTGACCACGAACCCGCCGCGCATTCGCGGGCAGGTGATCGGCATGGCGGCGCGCGCCGGTGCGGTGATTGCGGATGCGGAATTCGTGCAGTTCCACCCCACGGCGGTGGCCTGCGGGGCCGATCCTGCGCCGCTGGCGACCGAGGCCTTGCGGGGCGAGGGTGCGGTTCTGGTCAACCGGGACGGCCTGCGGTTCATGGTCGGGCTGCATCCTGATGCTGAACTGGCCCCGCGCGATATTGTGGCGCGCGGTGTTTATGCGCAGACGCAAGCGGGGCTGGCGCCGATGCTGGACACGCGCGCGGCGCTTGGTGCGCGGGTGCTGCGCGATTTTCCAGCCGTGGCGCGGGCCTGTGCGCAGGCGGGGATTGATCCGCTGACGCAGCCGATCCCCGTGGCCGCAGCCGCGCATTACCACATGGGCGGGATCGAAACCGACGCGGGCGGGCGCGCCACGCTGGGCGGGCTGTGGGTCTGTGGCGAGGCGGCGTCGACCGGATTGCACGGGGCCAACCGGCTGGCGTCGAACGGGCTGCTTGAGGCGCTGGTCTATGCGCGCCGCTGTGCGCTGGATCTGGATGCGAGGCTGGGCCCGTGGGCCGATGCACCCCCTGTGACCCTGCCCGCGCTGGCCGCCGACACACCGCCCGATCCTGCGCTGGTGGCACGGTTGCGTCAGGCCATGACCGATGGTGCGGGCGTGATCCGCGATGCCGCCGGGCTGACCCGTTGCCTGCGCGAGATTGCCGCCGTTGAGGCGGCACAGCCCGCCAGCACCGTGCTGCACAACATGACCGCCACCGCGACCCTGATCGCCGCCGCAGCGTTGCGGCGGACCGAAAGCCGTGGTGCCCATTTTCGTGCCGATTTCCCCGAAACCGATGGCACAACCGGCGCACGTTCGCGCATGACCCTGACGCAGGCGCTGGCCCTGCGCCCCCAACCCGAACCGGACCCTGTATGA
- the nadC gene encoding carboxylating nicotinate-nucleotide diphosphorylase, translating to MTQLPHLPDLILEPLIRAALMEDLGTYGDITTRTVIPAGTRYRAQLRARAAGVVSGMQIAGIAFRLVDPQLVVTCHCPDGSAIAAGDLLMEIEGDAASILSGERVALNFAGRLSGIATLTAEFVAATAGTQTRITCTRKTTPGLRLVEKQAVLHGGGFNHRFSLSDAILIKDNHIAAAGGIRAVLRAVKAGASHMIRTEIEVDRLDQLAEVLDEGGADVVLLDNMDTPTLREAVAMAAGRITLEASGNMRLERIAEVAATGVDYISSGALTHSAQTLDLGLDF from the coding sequence ATGACCCAACTGCCCCACCTGCCCGATCTGATCCTTGAACCCCTGATCCGTGCCGCGCTGATGGAGGATCTGGGCACCTATGGCGACATCACCACGCGCACGGTGATCCCTGCGGGCACGAGATACCGCGCGCAACTGCGGGCGCGGGCGGCGGGTGTTGTGTCGGGGATGCAGATTGCGGGCATCGCGTTCCGGCTGGTTGATCCGCAGCTGGTGGTGACCTGTCATTGCCCCGACGGCAGCGCCATTGCCGCCGGGGACCTGCTGATGGAGATCGAGGGTGACGCGGCGTCGATCCTGTCGGGGGAACGGGTGGCGCTGAACTTTGCCGGACGGCTGAGCGGGATTGCGACACTGACGGCGGAATTTGTGGCCGCGACGGCCGGCACGCAGACGCGCATCACCTGCACCCGCAAGACCACGCCGGGGCTGCGGCTGGTGGAAAAGCAGGCGGTGCTGCATGGCGGCGGGTTCAATCACCGGTTCTCGTTGTCCGACGCCATCCTGATCAAGGACAACCATATTGCGGCGGCGGGCGGTATCCGCGCGGTGCTGCGCGCGGTCAAGGCGGGCGCGTCGCATATGATCCGCACCGAGATCGAGGTCGACCGGCTGGACCAATTGGCCGAGGTGCTGGATGAGGGCGGCGCGGATGTGGTGCTGCTGGACAATATGGACACGCCGACCCTGCGCGAGGCCGTGGCGATGGCGGCGGGGCGGATCACGCTGGAAGCTTCGGGCAACATGCGGCTGGAGCGGATTGCCGAGGTGGCCGCGACCGGAGTTGATTACATATCGTCCGGGGCGCTGACCCATTCGGCGCAGACGCTGGATTTAGGGCTGGACTTTTAA
- the panB gene encoding 3-methyl-2-oxobutanoate hydroxymethyltransferase: MSTSRPLIALDAAAIRARKGGTPLVCLTAYTTPVAKIADTQCDVVLVGDSVGMVLHGMPSTLSVTMEMMILHGQAVARGVEHALMVVDMPFGSYEESPQQALRNAVRIMAETGAGAVKLEGGRHMAGTIGFLVQRGIPVMGHIGLTPQSVNTLGGYKVQGKGDDAARIRDDARAVTEAGAFSVVLEKVPAALSDQITAEIDIPTVGIGASAGCDGQILVIDDMLGLFADFKPKFVKRYADLAGDATAAVQAYAEEVRARRFPAAEHVFTDAGAT; the protein is encoded by the coding sequence ATGAGCACTTCTCGCCCTCTTATAGCGCTGGACGCTGCCGCCATTCGCGCCCGCAAAGGCGGCACACCGCTGGTCTGCCTGACGGCCTATACCACCCCGGTGGCAAAGATTGCCGACACGCAATGCGACGTGGTGCTGGTGGGCGACAGCGTGGGCATGGTGCTGCACGGGATGCCGTCCACCCTGTCGGTGACGATGGAGATGATGATCTTGCACGGTCAGGCGGTGGCACGCGGGGTGGAACATGCGCTGATGGTGGTGGACATGCCCTTTGGCAGCTACGAGGAAAGCCCGCAGCAGGCGCTGCGCAACGCGGTGCGGATCATGGCCGAAACCGGCGCGGGCGCGGTCAAGCTGGAAGGCGGGCGGCATATGGCCGGGACCATAGGCTTTCTGGTGCAGCGCGGCATTCCGGTGATGGGCCATATCGGGCTGACGCCGCAATCGGTGAACACGCTGGGCGGCTACAAGGTGCAGGGCAAGGGCGACGACGCTGCACGCATCCGCGACGATGCCCGCGCCGTGACCGAGGCGGGGGCGTTTTCGGTGGTGCTGGAAAAGGTGCCTGCGGCCCTGTCCGACCAGATCACCGCCGAGATCGACATTCCCACGGTGGGAATTGGTGCATCGGCGGGCTGCGACGGGCAGATTCTGGTGATCGACGACATGCTGGGCCTGTTTGCCGATTTCAAACCCAAGTTTGTGAAACGCTATGCCGATCTGGCGGGTGATGCCACGGCGGCGGTGCAGGCCTATGCGGAAGAGGTGCGCGCGCGCCGGTTCCCCGCAGCCGAACATGTGTTTACCGATGCAGGAGCGACCTGA
- the panC gene encoding pantoate--beta-alanine ligase: MQIIRTKAALRALTRSWRGSDQSIGVVPTMGALHPGHLSLVEAAKARTDRVIVTLFVNPRQFNNAEDLAKYPRTEEDDAQKLAPFAVDVLYVPDPEEMYPDGFATTISVGGVSDGLCGGDRPGHFDGVATVVTKLLLQTDADFAFFGEKDYQQLKVVRRLVTDLDIPVEIVGCATYREVDGLAMSSRNLRLDDAARRRASDIHSALRAAAGAIVAGTPASQALSAARTRLEQAGFGPVDYLEYRRDSDLAPLETPSAPGRLLVAAWLEGVRLIDNVPV; the protein is encoded by the coding sequence ATGCAGATCATCCGTACCAAGGCGGCCTTGCGCGCCCTGACCCGCAGCTGGCGCGGCAGTGACCAGAGCATTGGGGTGGTGCCGACCATGGGGGCGCTGCATCCGGGGCATCTGAGCCTCGTGGAAGCCGCCAAGGCGCGCACCGACCGGGTGATCGTGACGCTGTTCGTGAACCCGCGCCAGTTCAACAACGCCGAGGATCTGGCCAAGTATCCGCGCACCGAAGAGGACGACGCGCAAAAGCTGGCCCCCTTCGCGGTGGATGTGCTGTATGTGCCCGACCCAGAAGAGATGTACCCCGACGGCTTTGCCACCACGATTTCGGTCGGCGGTGTCAGCGACGGGCTGTGCGGCGGCGACCGGCCCGGCCATTTTGATGGCGTGGCGACGGTGGTGACCAAGCTGCTGCTGCAAACCGATGCGGATTTCGCGTTTTTCGGGGAGAAGGATTACCAGCAACTGAAAGTGGTGCGCCGTCTGGTCACCGACCTGGATATTCCGGTCGAGATCGTCGGCTGCGCCACCTATCGCGAGGTGGACGGGCTGGCGATGTCGTCGCGCAACCTGCGCCTTGACGATGCGGCGCGCCGACGCGCCAGCGACATCCACAGCGCGCTGCGCGCCGCCGCTGGCGCGATTGTGGCCGGCACGCCTGCATCGCAAGCGCTGAGCGCCGCGCGCACGCGGTTGGAGCAGGCCGGTTTCGGGCCGGTCGATTACCTTGAATACCGGCGTGACAGCGACCTTGCCCCGCTGGAAACCCCCAGCGCGCCGGGGCGTCTGCTGGTAGCGGCATGGCTTGAGGGTGTGCGGCTGATCGACAACGTACCGGTTTGA
- a CDS encoding TetR/AcrR family transcriptional regulator gives MPKPSTRERIEERADTLFYERGFEATSFADIAAAVGISRGNFYHHFKTKDDILDAVITRRLAATQAMLEDWEADAAPDARIISFIRILIANRAKIMAFGCPVGTLNSELSKLDHLARGRAAGIFALFRDWLAWQFAALGHADRAGALALHVLGRSQGIAVMASTFQDEAFLRAEVAALESWLHGLVVGQTHS, from the coding sequence ATGCCAAAGCCATCGACACGCGAACGGATCGAAGAACGGGCCGACACCCTGTTCTATGAACGCGGGTTCGAGGCCACCTCATTTGCCGATATTGCCGCCGCGGTCGGGATTTCGCGCGGCAATTTCTATCATCATTTCAAGACCAAGGATGATATTCTGGACGCTGTCATCACCCGCAGGCTGGCCGCCACGCAGGCGATGCTGGAGGATTGGGAGGCTGATGCCGCCCCCGATGCGCGGATCATCTCGTTTATCCGCATCCTGATCGCCAACCGGGCCAAGATCATGGCATTTGGCTGCCCCGTCGGGACGTTGAACAGCGAGCTGTCCAAACTGGACCATCTGGCACGGGGCCGCGCCGCCGGGATTTTCGCGCTGTTCCGCGACTGGCTGGCCTGGCAGTTCGCTGCCCTTGGCCACGCTGACAGGGCCGGGGCGCTGGCTTTGCATGTTCTTGGCCGCTCGCAAGGGATTGCGGTGATGGCCTCGACCTTTCAGGACGAGGCGTTTCTGCGGGCCGAGGTCGCGGCACTGGAAAGCTGGCTGCACGGGCTGGTGGTGGGCCAGACGCATTCATGA
- a CDS encoding YciI family protein, translating to MFIVLLKFSTNKAAAPEFMAALNDWIAQGFAAGVFQCVGSLVPAAGGAILATGEPRATLQDRIDADPFVVNGVATAEIIEVDVKKTAPALAVLAG from the coding sequence GTGTTCATCGTTCTTTTGAAGTTTTCGACCAACAAGGCCGCCGCGCCCGAATTCATGGCCGCGCTTAACGACTGGATCGCACAGGGCTTTGCCGCCGGTGTGTTTCAATGTGTCGGCAGTCTGGTGCCCGCAGCCGGTGGGGCCATTCTGGCAACAGGTGAACCCCGCGCCACCCTGCAAGACCGCATCGACGCCGACCCGTTTGTGGTGAACGGTGTGGCGACGGCGGAGATTATCGAGGTGGACGTGAAGAAAACCGCGCCTGCGCTGGCGGTTTTGGCGGGGTAA